One window of the Emcibacter sp. genome contains the following:
- a CDS encoding LytTR family DNA-binding domain-containing protein codes for MATVVIAVVNVMTKMSDARGYGRDLPLADPLVTEFSSALAIILLLAPVFVFFDKMPLTRGTWQRALVPYIGASLVFSVLHVMIMVMIRKVAWPILFDGSYVFFTTGFSEALYEYRKDLVSFLLYFTLHKLQRQVKMAGKAGREKAPVVLKSGATTILLHPYEFLFAKAAGNYVDIISRSGTQLARITLAELEKLLRDYGCDVVRIHRSYIVNRATIMETSPLAGGDLNVKLKNGEILRASRRYKDRLDH; via the coding sequence ATGGCGACAGTTGTTATTGCCGTTGTTAATGTCATGACGAAGATGTCTGATGCGCGGGGCTATGGCCGCGACCTTCCCCTCGCCGATCCCCTCGTGACTGAATTCTCAAGCGCCTTGGCCATTATCCTGCTGCTGGCCCCGGTTTTTGTGTTTTTTGACAAAATGCCGCTGACACGCGGTACATGGCAAAGGGCCCTTGTCCCCTATATCGGGGCGAGCCTGGTCTTTTCCGTGCTGCATGTGATGATCATGGTGATGATACGGAAGGTGGCCTGGCCAATCCTGTTTGATGGCTCTTACGTTTTCTTCACGACCGGTTTCAGTGAGGCTCTCTATGAATATCGCAAGGACCTGGTGAGCTTCCTGCTTTATTTCACCCTGCATAAATTGCAGCGGCAGGTTAAGATGGCCGGAAAAGCGGGCCGGGAGAAAGCGCCTGTTGTCCTGAAAAGCGGGGCGACCACCATTCTGCTCCATCCTTACGAGTTCCTCTTTGCCAAAGCCGCCGGGAATTATGTGGACATTATCTCGCGGTCCGGGACACAGCTGGCGCGGATTACCCTGGCGGAGCTGGAAAAACTGCTCCGGGACTATGGCTGCGATGTGGTTCGTATTCACCGGTCTTATATTGTCAACCGCGCCACTATTATGGAGACCTCACCGCTGGCCGGCGGTGATTTGAACGTGAAACTCAAAAATGGTGAAATCCTGCGCGCCAGCCGCCGTTATAAAGACCGTCTGGATCATTGA
- a CDS encoding thioesterase family protein → MIETYRGIVYPNQLDHMGHMNVQWYIAKFDEATWHFVSALGITQDYVRDSGMGMAALQQNVTYKAEVMVGSLLVIKSKLLEINNKTIKFQHIMYDAESGKEAARCELTGAHLDRTKRKACPFPEEIAAKARAMLASEKD, encoded by the coding sequence ATGATCGAAACCTACCGCGGCATAGTCTATCCCAACCAGCTCGACCATATGGGCCATATGAATGTGCAATGGTATATCGCCAAATTTGACGAGGCCACCTGGCATTTTGTCTCCGCCCTCGGCATTACCCAGGACTATGTGCGCGACAGCGGCATGGGCATGGCCGCCCTGCAGCAGAATGTCACCTACAAGGCGGAGGTGATGGTCGGCAGCCTGCTGGTGATCAAATCCAAACTGCTGGAAATTAATAACAAAACCATCAAATTCCAACATATCATGTATGACGCGGAAAGCGGCAAGGAAGCCGCCCGCTGCGAACTGACCGGCGCCCATCTAGACCGAACCAAACGCAAGGCCTGCCCGTTCCCGGAAGAGATTGCCGCCAAGGCCCGGGCGATGCTGGCGTCTGAAAAAGATTAA
- a CDS encoding outer membrane beta-barrel protein — MSVLLAAASLSHAQAEESPSDSFAFIGGNLAYIQDENYRDKNHFGLGVDALYLKKVWGGLSLGVNANATFGLASSKDLSETFSGETFTGERRETLSFYTVSLVVGGISEHDNGGRLAYFIGPMIGSRSGSYEVTWDQDTGAEGPVNYKTSDNETAFGLTAGAYYKFPGSGWTLGLNASGYFLSDEYSEVIFSNKVSLSAGYTF; from the coding sequence ATGTCAGTATTGCTGGCGGCTGCTTCACTTTCACATGCACAGGCTGAGGAGAGCCCCTCTGACTCCTTCGCCTTTATCGGCGGCAACCTGGCCTATATCCAGGACGAAAACTACCGGGATAAAAATCATTTCGGGCTTGGGGTCGATGCCCTGTATCTGAAAAAAGTCTGGGGCGGCCTGTCCCTGGGGGTCAATGCCAATGCCACCTTCGGGCTGGCCTCTTCCAAAGATCTCAGCGAAACTTTCTCCGGCGAGACCTTCACCGGAGAAAGACGGGAAACGCTGTCCTTTTATACGGTTTCGCTGGTTGTGGGCGGCATCTCGGAACATGACAACGGCGGCCGGCTGGCCTATTTCATCGGCCCGATGATCGGCAGCCGTTCCGGCAGCTATGAAGTCACCTGGGACCAGGACACCGGTGCAGAAGGTCCGGTCAATTACAAGACCTCCGATAACGAGACAGCCTTCGGCCTGACGGCCGGGGCCTATTATAAATTCCCGGGCTCGGGCTGGACCCTGGGCCTGAACGCCAGCGGTTATTTTCTCAGCGATGAATATAGCGAGGTGATCTTTTCCAACAAAGTCAGCCTGTCCGCCGGTTATACCTTTTAA
- a CDS encoding acyltransferase family protein, with amino-acid sequence MDKTSTRRYDLDWIRVIAFGILIFYHIGMFFNSEGWHVKSVHMNDTVDHFMWLSSPFRMSLLFLISGVALRYATDKTTSVRRFAGRRFGRLFIPLVFGMLVIVTPQAYFELLAKGELTPGYLDFYGRYLSGEESFSITVPTWNHLWYVVYLLVYTLLLLPLLPVVRKLADMLDRPWFGRMMGGGRLLVLPAAIFITCRFTTDMDFPENHALWGDWGAHARYGSYFLIGFLLAKNVIFWDVLARTWRIAAAGTLVLAVSLSLLWANWDNWFDGITWIENIVRALRPLYAWVIIMAILGAGQAYLNRPGKWLSYCTEAVFPWYILHQTLIVVTGALIDPMGLGIWTEFFLIMVVTIGGCLVIHEYLIRRTPLLRPLFGVPMMARERVMPAQPQIAE; translated from the coding sequence ATGGACAAGACCTCAACCCGGCGTTATGACCTGGACTGGATCAGGGTAATCGCCTTTGGTATCCTGATTTTTTATCATATCGGCATGTTCTTCAACAGCGAGGGCTGGCATGTCAAAAGCGTGCATATGAATGACACCGTCGATCATTTTATGTGGCTGTCGAGCCCGTTCCGGATGTCGCTGCTGTTTCTGATTTCGGGAGTGGCGCTTCGCTATGCAACCGACAAGACTACTTCCGTCCGCCGTTTTGCCGGCCGCCGGTTTGGCCGCCTCTTCATCCCGCTGGTCTTCGGCATGCTGGTGATTGTGACGCCGCAAGCCTATTTCGAGCTGCTGGCAAAAGGTGAACTCACCCCCGGCTATCTGGATTTTTACGGGCGCTATCTGTCCGGTGAGGAGAGTTTTTCCATCACCGTGCCGACCTGGAACCACCTCTGGTATGTGGTCTATCTTCTGGTCTATACCCTGCTGCTTCTGCCGCTGCTGCCGGTTGTGCGGAAACTGGCGGATATGCTGGACCGGCCCTGGTTCGGCAGAATGATGGGCGGCGGACGCCTGCTTGTCCTGCCCGCGGCAATCTTCATCACCTGTCGCTTTACCACCGATATGGATTTCCCGGAAAATCATGCCCTGTGGGGCGACTGGGGAGCACACGCCCGCTATGGCAGCTATTTCCTGATCGGATTCCTGCTGGCCAAGAACGTGATTTTCTGGGACGTGCTCGCCCGGACCTGGCGGATCGCGGCGGCAGGCACACTTGTCCTGGCCGTCAGCCTGTCGCTGCTATGGGCCAACTGGGACAACTGGTTCGACGGCATCACCTGGATCGAGAATATCGTCCGCGCCCTGCGGCCGCTCTATGCCTGGGTGATCATCATGGCCATCCTCGGCGCCGGACAGGCGTATCTCAACCGGCCGGGCAAATGGCTGAGCTACTGCACCGAAGCGGTGTTCCCCTGGTATATCCTGCACCAGACCCTGATCGTGGTCACCGGCGCCCTGATCGATCCGATGGGACTGGGCATATGGACGGAGTTTTTCCTGATTATGGTGGTGACGATCGGGGGCTGCCTCGTGATCCATGAGTATCTCATCCGGCGAACACCTCTCCTGCGCCCGTTGTTCGGGGTGCCGATGATGGCCAGGGAACGGGTGATGCCCGCCCAGCCCCAGATCGCGGAATAG
- a CDS encoding M48 family metalloprotease, producing the protein MTGTNTSIKPFTRVLIGGLMLLGLAGCTTLNPATGKSEFTPFMSPAKEASLGAEAHPSVLKEHGGVYDDPNIGGYVATIGGRLAAVSEMPDTQFTFTVLDSPIVNAFALPGGYIYVTRGILALFNSEAEMASVLGHEIGHVTARHTAKRYNQQVFAGILGAGVGVLAGSQEVADMVSYGSQLYLLSYSRDQEYQSDSLGVRYTSRAGIDPYGATRMLDSLKAEHDLADLIANRTGQERTPEFFSTHPNTEDRAQRALELARTTGIPQGSRDPGHDRYLGVIDGMIYGDNPDQGLIRGRTFWHPKLLFTFDVPENYKLNNSSEAVVAQGSGAAEGSAVIFAGGSASGKSLEQYMNEAWKKISANGALENYQEMTINGMAGLTATTTGSLNNQPVLVRLVAIRYSADQAYHFLMIVPQNNVNALEPPLKQMAYSFRRLNQNEAGKYRAKRIKVVTVQKGDTAQSLSRNMAFEDYQLDRFLTLNGLDRNSTLSIGQRLKLIVE; encoded by the coding sequence ATGACCGGTACAAATACGTCCATAAAACCCTTCACCCGAGTGCTGATCGGCGGATTGATGCTGCTTGGCCTGGCCGGATGCACCACCCTGAATCCTGCCACCGGAAAATCGGAATTCACTCCCTTCATGAGTCCGGCCAAGGAGGCCTCCCTCGGCGCCGAAGCCCATCCGTCGGTACTCAAGGAACATGGCGGGGTCTATGACGATCCCAACATCGGCGGTTATGTGGCCACCATCGGCGGCAGGCTGGCGGCAGTTTCGGAAATGCCCGATACACAGTTTACCTTTACCGTGCTCGACAGCCCCATTGTCAACGCCTTCGCCCTGCCCGGCGGTTATATTTATGTCACCCGCGGCATCCTTGCTCTGTTCAACTCAGAAGCGGAAATGGCCAGCGTGCTGGGTCATGAAATCGGCCATGTCACCGCCCGCCATACGGCCAAACGCTATAACCAGCAAGTCTTTGCCGGCATCCTCGGCGCCGGAGTCGGGGTTCTGGCCGGCAGCCAGGAAGTGGCCGACATGGTCTCCTACGGCTCACAGCTTTACCTGCTGAGCTACAGCCGGGACCAGGAATATCAGTCCGACAGCCTGGGTGTACGCTATACCAGCCGGGCCGGCATCGATCCTTACGGGGCCACCCGGATGCTGGACAGCCTCAAGGCGGAACATGACCTTGCCGACCTGATCGCCAACCGGACCGGACAGGAGCGCACGCCGGAGTTTTTCTCCACTCATCCCAATACGGAAGACCGGGCCCAACGCGCACTGGAACTTGCCCGGACCACCGGTATCCCGCAAGGCAGCCGCGATCCGGGTCATGATCGTTATCTCGGTGTTATCGACGGCATGATCTACGGTGACAATCCCGATCAGGGCCTGATCCGGGGCCGCACTTTCTGGCACCCAAAACTTCTGTTCACCTTTGACGTGCCTGAAAATTATAAACTGAACAACAGTTCCGAAGCGGTCGTCGCCCAGGGCAGCGGGGCGGCAGAAGGTTCCGCCGTCATCTTTGCCGGCGGCAGCGCCAGCGGCAAAAGCCTTGAGCAGTATATGAACGAAGCCTGGAAAAAAATCAGCGCCAACGGTGCCCTGGAAAATTATCAGGAAATGACCATCAACGGCATGGCGGGCCTGACCGCGACCACCACCGGCAGCCTCAACAACCAGCCTGTACTGGTGCGGCTTGTGGCGATCCGCTATTCCGCCGACCAGGCCTATCACTTCCTGATGATCGTGCCCCAGAACAATGTAAATGCGCTGGAACCGCCCCTCAAACAGATGGCGTACAGCTTCCGCAGGCTCAATCAAAACGAAGCCGGAAAATACCGGGCCAAACGGATCAAGGTTGTCACCGTACAGAAAGGGGATACTGCCCAGAGCCTGTCCCGCAATATGGCCTTTGAGGATTATCAGCTCGACCGTTTCCTGACCCTTAACGGGCTCGACCGCAACAGTACTCTCAGCATCGGCCAGCGCCTGAAACTGATTGTGGAATAG
- a CDS encoding amidohydrolase — protein sequence MTIRTLVLGALFLSPFLAGCDKKEESADTVILNATIYTANDSREMATALAVRDGVFVYVGDEKSAAAYIGADTKITTLDGDLILPGLHDNHIHPSGLVEFERCDLESTPMNLSELSAFMADCIERLQPEPGSWLVGEQWSFALGNTPTAEFKTIRQALDAASPDIPITLAGNDGHHGAYNSAGLALAKSKDGEVIGLSKATLQSDFADYRVTIGVDNAGEPDGMVNEQARSLISPYSMLDGDMSTIIELAGQIPARLNSIGITSIREAAYSAALAPVYDKLAEDDELPLRITLAQFYNPLDFADENGAVDWTALSEKAAAVRDHYKSYDRIKADSMKMFMDGVSEGNPLAVPPGLPNAAKLTPYKQPIFTWDEEKGELQLTGYVDPDSPVCQGDKTDAAAFMAKYGFHPDQCIVSRGVLESPRDIELEFIRRFDAEGYALHLHVIGDRAVRTALDGLEQARKANGPARMPHALAHIQFVHPDDIQRIGDLGLYLAYTYAWIVTDPEYDMTVMPFIDEIKDARDLYRDDYYSFTQAYPVRSTKQAGATLVAGSDAPVDTRDPRPFINIQQAVTRAGITGLPYNEKESVSIQDAIDAYTINGARAMSQDDITGSIEVGKKADFILLDRNIIDLAGSNPTQISQTRVRATWFDGDLVYEASE from the coding sequence ATGACGATAAGGACATTGGTACTGGGGGCGTTGTTTCTGTCCCCGTTTCTTGCGGGCTGCGACAAGAAGGAGGAGAGCGCCGACACGGTCATCCTCAACGCGACAATCTATACGGCAAACGACAGCCGGGAAATGGCCACGGCGCTGGCCGTCCGCGACGGGGTCTTTGTCTATGTGGGTGACGAGAAATCGGCCGCGGCCTATATCGGCGCCGATACCAAAATCACCACCCTCGACGGCGACCTGATCCTGCCCGGCCTGCATGACAACCATATCCACCCCAGCGGTCTTGTGGAGTTTGAACGCTGCGACCTGGAAAGCACGCCCATGAACCTGAGCGAACTGTCCGCCTTCATGGCCGACTGTATCGAGCGGCTGCAACCGGAACCCGGCAGCTGGCTGGTCGGCGAACAATGGTCCTTTGCGCTCGGCAATACACCGACGGCGGAATTCAAGACCATTCGCCAGGCCCTTGATGCGGCCTCCCCTGATATCCCGATTACCCTGGCCGGCAACGACGGTCACCACGGGGCCTATAATTCGGCCGGTCTGGCCCTGGCCAAATCAAAAGACGGCGAGGTCATTGGCCTCAGCAAGGCCACCCTGCAGAGTGATTTCGCCGACTACCGGGTCACCATCGGCGTTGATAATGCCGGCGAACCGGACGGCATGGTTAACGAACAGGCCCGCAGCCTGATCTCTCCCTACAGCATGCTGGACGGGGATATGAGCACGATCATCGAACTTGCCGGCCAGATCCCGGCCCGGCTCAATTCCATCGGTATTACCTCGATCCGGGAGGCCGCCTATAGCGCCGCCCTCGCGCCCGTTTATGACAAACTTGCCGAAGATGACGAACTGCCGCTGCGGATCACCCTGGCGCAATTTTACAATCCGCTGGATTTTGCCGACGAAAACGGCGCGGTTGACTGGACGGCCCTGTCGGAAAAGGCCGCCGCGGTCCGGGATCACTACAAGTCCTATGACCGGATCAAGGCCGACAGCATGAAAATGTTCATGGACGGGGTGTCGGAAGGCAACCCGCTGGCGGTGCCGCCGGGCCTGCCCAACGCGGCCAAACTGACCCCCTACAAGCAGCCGATCTTCACCTGGGACGAGGAAAAAGGCGAACTGCAGCTGACCGGCTATGTGGATCCCGACAGCCCGGTCTGTCAGGGTGACAAGACGGATGCCGCCGCCTTCATGGCGAAATACGGCTTCCACCCGGACCAGTGTATTGTCAGCCGTGGCGTGCTGGAAAGCCCGCGCGATATCGAACTGGAATTCATCCGCCGTTTCGATGCGGAAGGCTACGCCCTGCACCTGCATGTGATCGGCGACCGGGCGGTGCGGACCGCCCTTGACGGGCTGGAACAGGCCCGCAAGGCCAACGGCCCGGCGCGCATGCCCCATGCCCTCGCCCATATCCAGTTTGTCCACCCGGACGATATCCAGCGCATCGGCGACCTTGGGCTGTATCTGGCCTATACCTATGCCTGGATTGTCACCGATCCCGAATATGACATGACGGTGATGCCGTTCATCGATGAAATCAAGGATGCCCGCGACCTGTACCGGGACGACTATTACAGCTTCACCCAGGCCTATCCGGTCAGAAGCACCAAACAGGCCGGCGCCACCCTGGTGGCCGGGTCCGATGCGCCGGTAGACACCCGCGACCCGCGCCCCTTCATCAATATACAGCAGGCGGTGACCCGGGCCGGGATCACGGGGCTGCCCTATAATGAAAAGGAAAGTGTGTCCATTCAGGACGCCATCGACGCCTATACCATCAACGGCGCCCGGGCCATGAGCCAGGACGACATCACCGGCTCCATCGAGGTCGGCAAGAAAGCCGACTTTATCCTGCTCGACCGCAATATCATTGACCTCGCCGGCAGCAACCCGACCCAGATCAGCCAGACCCGGGTCAGGGCCACCTGGTTTGACGGCGACCTGGTCTATGAGGCCAGTGAATAA
- a CDS encoding thermonuclease family protein, whose product MMRIITSFILLLILPCLVRAEELSAPEGPFLVTEVVDGDTLRLEDGRQVRLVGLQAPKLPLGRTGFKEWPFAKESKQALEELTLNKQVTLCYGGLKTDRYNRALAHLFLSDGTWIQGEMLARGMARVYSFRDNRALVRDMQTIERDARRDRQGLWALSYYAIKHHLEAGRFSNSFQIVEGTIMDIATVRGRSFVNFGEDWKTDFTIVLEGRSRRLMEDSDINLTELKGKKIHVRGWLKYYNGPMMQVTHPEQIQIIGIAPAE is encoded by the coding sequence ATGATGAGAATAATCACCTCCTTTATCCTGCTGCTGATCCTGCCCTGTCTGGTGCGGGCGGAGGAGCTGTCTGCGCCGGAGGGCCCGTTCCTGGTCACGGAAGTGGTGGACGGCGATACGCTCAGGCTGGAAGACGGGCGACAGGTGCGGCTTGTTGGCCTGCAGGCGCCGAAGCTGCCGCTGGGGCGCACGGGGTTCAAAGAATGGCCCTTTGCCAAAGAGTCAAAACAGGCGCTGGAAGAACTGACCCTGAACAAGCAAGTCACGCTCTGTTATGGCGGTCTGAAAACGGACCGCTATAACCGGGCGCTGGCCCACCTGTTCCTCTCTGACGGGACATGGATACAGGGGGAGATGCTGGCCCGCGGCATGGCCCGGGTCTACAGCTTCCGCGACAACCGGGCGCTGGTGCGGGACATGCAGACGATCGAGCGGGACGCCCGACGGGACCGGCAGGGATTGTGGGCCCTCAGTTATTACGCCATCAAGCATCATCTTGAGGCCGGGCGCTTCAGCAACAGTTTCCAGATTGTCGAAGGCACCATAATGGATATCGCCACCGTGCGCGGCCGGTCCTTTGTCAACTTCGGTGAGGACTGGAAGACCGACTTCACCATTGTACTGGAAGGCAGGTCCCGGAGGCTGATGGAAGACTCCGACATCAATCTGACAGAATTGAAGGGTAAAAAAATTCATGTGCGGGGCTGGTTAAAATATTATAATGGCCCCATGATGCAAGTAACCCATCCGGAACAGATCCAGATCATCGGGATTGCGCCGGCTGAGTGA